From Vibrio crassostreae, one genomic window encodes:
- a CDS encoding winged helix-turn-helix domain-containing protein translates to MIRFDPIKNRIYNDERSIKIGYRETRVLELLLKNSPEIVNKQDIISFAWGSEFIGDTSLAKCISLLRQGFVKLGIRETPIVTVPKVGYRLIDECVFIDSQPQSETTVPLTPVSDKVPLGHSSIAASIASNDTPESKSTSLAYSPLSYSQVSLYKNRLCYFITGCLLLSSALLAFAKVHDKSLGDITPFNRLNEQWVGQVQVFQETEMSLSPELEAILYKYQCDCVAYISDEPGYSELSMLNKTTRQSINIFYTATQLDRASEEIALFLKRGQL, encoded by the coding sequence ATGATCAGATTCGACCCGATTAAAAACCGTATTTATAACGACGAACGTTCTATTAAGATAGGATATCGTGAGACTCGCGTTTTAGAGTTATTACTTAAAAACTCACCTGAGATTGTGAACAAACAAGATATTATTAGCTTCGCATGGGGAAGCGAGTTCATTGGGGATACGTCACTTGCGAAGTGTATCAGCTTACTTCGCCAAGGGTTCGTTAAGCTTGGTATCAGAGAAACACCCATCGTCACGGTGCCGAAGGTCGGTTACCGCCTTATCGACGAATGCGTCTTTATTGACTCGCAACCACAAAGCGAAACCACTGTTCCTCTCACTCCTGTGAGTGACAAAGTTCCACTCGGTCATAGTAGTATTGCTGCCTCTATTGCGAGCAACGATACACCTGAATCCAAATCGACTTCACTTGCCTATTCTCCACTTAGCTATTCTCAAGTCAGCTTATACAAAAACAGACTGTGTTACTTCATAACGGGCTGTTTGCTGTTGTCCTCGGCACTGTTGGCTTTTGCTAAGGTTCACGATAAAAGCCTTGGTGATATCACTCCCTTTAACCGACTTAATGAACAATGGGTTGGGCAGGTACAAGTTTTTCAAGAAACAGAGATGTCTTTGAGCCCAGAACTCGAGGCTATTCTCTACAAATACCAATGTGATTGCGTGGCATACATCAGCGATGAGCCAGGCTATTCAGAACTCTCCATGCTCAACAAGACAACACGTCAATCCATCAATATCTTTTACACAGCCACACAATTAGATCGAGCGAGTGAAGAGATAGCTTTATTCCTAAAGAGAGGCCAATTATGA
- a CDS encoding aerolysin family beta-barrel pore-forming toxin, which produces MIRINRSLLATAVLSVLSTGVNAKIYPDQIVHDQLGDDVCRSGYRPLDRFEAEEQKSALLARMGTWQITGLKGNWVIMGPGYNGLIKQDTTNGKTFCYPNNDQSEIPNYSAKSVPEGSELDVQYELVNNRNDFVRPLSYLAHNLGYAWVGGNNSQYVGEDMTINRSGDSWVIQGNNGGSCSGYRCGEKTKITVDNFAYTVNDDNFWHGDVVESDRELVKTVYATARNNSNIAQQVVVDLKVDESTNWSKTNSYGFSQSVQTENTFKWPLVGETKLTIKFEANQSFSKSNGGSTSEQVTLQARPMVPANSELPIRVELYRSSISYPYRFNADISYDVEFNGFLRWSGNAWHTHPDNRPYKAHTFTMGRGSDKSADIRYQWDHRYIPGETKWWDWGWAIKEAGLSSMQYATGGSLRPFHSYVSGDFYADSQFAGTIEIGQATPIANNLRSKRSTDSVNETTERIGDIEVTTNFNADELSDLGFEGAEMNISVVE; this is translated from the coding sequence ATGATCCGAATAAACAGAAGTCTCTTAGCAACCGCAGTGTTGTCTGTTCTATCTACTGGCGTAAACGCAAAAATTTACCCAGACCAAATAGTCCATGACCAACTTGGTGACGATGTATGTCGCTCTGGCTATCGCCCGTTAGACCGTTTTGAAGCGGAAGAGCAAAAGAGTGCTTTACTGGCTAGAATGGGCACTTGGCAGATCACAGGCTTAAAAGGAAACTGGGTGATCATGGGCCCGGGATACAACGGCCTTATTAAACAAGACACAACCAACGGCAAAACGTTCTGCTATCCGAACAATGACCAGTCTGAAATTCCAAACTACTCTGCTAAATCGGTTCCAGAAGGCAGCGAGTTGGATGTTCAATACGAGTTGGTCAATAACCGTAACGACTTTGTTCGTCCGTTAAGCTATTTAGCTCACAACCTTGGTTACGCATGGGTTGGCGGCAATAATAGTCAGTACGTGGGTGAAGACATGACGATCAACCGCTCTGGCGACAGCTGGGTGATACAAGGAAACAATGGTGGTTCTTGTAGTGGTTATCGCTGTGGGGAGAAAACCAAAATCACCGTCGACAACTTTGCCTACACCGTTAACGACGACAATTTTTGGCATGGCGATGTTGTTGAATCTGACCGTGAACTAGTGAAGACCGTTTACGCGACAGCAAGAAACAACAGTAATATCGCGCAACAAGTGGTTGTCGACCTGAAAGTAGATGAATCAACAAACTGGTCGAAAACGAACAGCTACGGATTCTCACAAAGTGTTCAAACAGAGAATACGTTTAAGTGGCCTCTTGTTGGCGAAACTAAGCTCACCATTAAGTTCGAAGCCAACCAAAGCTTCTCTAAATCCAATGGTGGCTCCACTAGCGAGCAAGTGACACTTCAAGCGCGCCCTATGGTTCCAGCAAACTCAGAGCTACCGATTCGAGTTGAGTTGTATCGTTCAAGTATCTCCTACCCTTACCGATTCAACGCCGACATTAGTTACGACGTTGAGTTTAACGGTTTCCTTCGTTGGAGTGGCAACGCATGGCACACACATCCGGATAACCGCCCTTACAAAGCCCACACCTTCACTATGGGTCGCGGCAGTGATAAATCTGCAGACATTCGCTACCAATGGGATCACCGATACATTCCAGGTGAAACCAAATGGTGGGACTGGGGCTGGGCAATTAAAGAAGCGGGCTTATCTAGCATGCAATACGCAACAGGCGGAAGCTTACGTCCCTTCCACTCTTACGTATCGGGTGATTTCTACGCAGACTCTCAATTTGCAGGCACCATTGAGATTGGCCAAGCAACACCGATTGCCAACAATCTACGCAGCAAAAGAAGCACTGATTCCGTCAACGAAACGACTGAGCGCATTGGCGATATTGAAGTCACTACCAACTTCAATGCTGATGAGTTGAGTGACTTAGGTTTCGAAGGTGCTGAGATGAACATCAGTGTCGTGGAATAG
- a CDS encoding LysE family translocator translates to MDILNFEAFLIAITILTLTPGLDTALVIRNTSRSGLADGCMTSFGICSGLYVHAFFSAVGISAILAQSAELFQAVKMVGAVYLIWLGLSSLRALMKNGGGLKVGEQAHQAYSAKRSLREGFLSNVLNPKTAVFYLAFLPQFVNPEGSPLLQSMLMASVHFMIAMVWQCGLAGALNSAKNLLKNASFMKWMEGVTGMVLVGLGVKLLMEEPV, encoded by the coding sequence ATGGATATTTTGAACTTTGAGGCATTTCTGATTGCCATCACTATTTTAACGCTAACGCCGGGCTTAGATACGGCATTGGTAATTCGCAATACGAGCCGTTCTGGCTTAGCTGACGGTTGTATGACCAGCTTTGGTATTTGTAGCGGCTTGTATGTACACGCGTTTTTCTCTGCTGTGGGTATATCTGCAATCCTCGCCCAGTCAGCTGAACTCTTTCAAGCCGTTAAGATGGTAGGTGCGGTTTACCTGATCTGGCTTGGTTTAAGCAGTTTACGCGCTTTGATGAAAAATGGCGGCGGGTTGAAAGTTGGTGAGCAAGCGCATCAAGCCTACAGTGCCAAACGTTCTTTGCGTGAAGGTTTCTTATCTAATGTGCTTAACCCCAAAACAGCGGTTTTCTATTTGGCTTTTCTGCCTCAGTTCGTAAACCCTGAAGGTTCGCCGTTATTACAATCTATGTTGATGGCTTCGGTCCACTTTATGATTGCGATGGTGTGGCAATGTGGCTTGGCTGGTGCGCTTAACTCGGCTAAAAACTTGCTAAAGAATGCGAGCTTTATGAAGTGGATGGAAGGCGTGACTGGTATGGTGCTGGTGGGGCTGGGCGTTAAGCTTCTGATGGAAGAACCTGTGTAG
- a CDS encoding carboxypeptidase M32: MSAFKKLVEHSQKCSRFQHLASICGWDQASMMPTGGNQARSEAMAELSVHIHGLMTQPQLGDWIADAENEALNNEQQSSLREIKRQWQQANLLPEKLVEAKSLAGSKCEHAWRSQRGENDWVGFEKNWREVVELSREEAQIRADAANLTPYDAMLDIYEPGTSSASLDILFADVKTWLPNLIDEVIEKQSSEQFNAPSGIYSTEKQKALGLEVMKLLQFDFEHGRLDESVHPFCGGVPSDVRITTRYDEAEFVQSLMGIVHETGHARYEQGLPKHLAGQPAGEARSMGIHESQSLFFEMQVGRSDPFIGHLANLAGQQFSGSEFEKDNFQKIYTRVKKDFIRVDADELTYPAHVILRYEIERDLINGKIKHTDVPELWNTKMQSYLGLSTQGNFTNGCMQDIHWTDGAFGYFPSYTLGAMYAAQFMAAMKKTVDVNSVIESGDLSPIFTWLESNIWSKGSLLSTDDLVKGATGETLNAEHFKQHLMNRYLKG; this comes from the coding sequence ATGAGCGCATTCAAAAAACTAGTCGAACACTCTCAAAAATGTTCACGCTTTCAGCACCTAGCCTCTATTTGTGGTTGGGACCAAGCTTCCATGATGCCGACTGGTGGCAATCAAGCACGTAGTGAAGCGATGGCCGAGCTTTCTGTTCATATTCACGGTCTAATGACTCAGCCACAACTCGGCGATTGGATTGCAGACGCTGAAAACGAAGCATTAAACAACGAGCAACAATCGTCCCTACGTGAAATCAAACGCCAATGGCAACAAGCTAACCTACTTCCAGAAAAACTGGTTGAAGCGAAATCTCTAGCGGGTTCAAAATGTGAACATGCGTGGCGTAGCCAACGTGGGGAAAACGACTGGGTTGGTTTTGAAAAGAACTGGCGTGAAGTGGTTGAGCTATCGCGCGAAGAAGCACAAATCCGCGCAGACGCCGCTAACTTAACCCCTTATGATGCGATGCTGGATATCTACGAACCGGGCACCAGCTCTGCTTCGCTTGATATCTTGTTTGCAGACGTTAAAACCTGGCTACCAAACCTGATTGACGAAGTCATCGAAAAACAGTCGAGCGAGCAATTTAACGCGCCATCTGGTATCTACTCGACAGAGAAGCAAAAAGCACTTGGTCTAGAAGTGATGAAGCTTCTACAATTCGATTTTGAACACGGCCGACTAGATGAAAGTGTTCACCCGTTCTGTGGCGGCGTGCCTTCAGACGTGCGTATCACAACTCGCTACGATGAAGCTGAATTCGTTCAAAGCTTAATGGGCATCGTCCATGAAACGGGCCATGCACGTTACGAACAAGGTTTACCTAAACACCTAGCGGGCCAACCAGCAGGTGAGGCTCGCTCTATGGGTATCCATGAATCTCAGTCTCTGTTCTTCGAAATGCAAGTTGGTCGCAGCGATCCATTCATCGGACACTTAGCCAACCTAGCAGGACAACAGTTCTCAGGCTCAGAATTTGAGAAAGATAACTTCCAGAAGATCTACACTCGCGTGAAGAAAGACTTCATCCGTGTTGATGCCGATGAGCTGACCTACCCAGCGCACGTTATCTTACGTTACGAAATTGAACGTGACTTGATCAACGGCAAAATCAAACACACTGATGTCCCAGAACTTTGGAACACTAAGATGCAGTCTTACCTTGGTTTAAGCACTCAAGGCAACTTCACTAATGGCTGTATGCAAGACATTCACTGGACAGACGGCGCATTCGGCTACTTCCCGTCTTACACACTAGGTGCGATGTACGCAGCTCAGTTCATGGCGGCAATGAAGAAAACGGTGGATGTGAACTCAGTGATTGAAAGCGGTGATCTATCCCCTATCTTCACTTGGCTAGAATCGAACATTTGGAGCAAAGGTAGCCTGCTGAGTACCGACGATTTGGTGAAAGGCGCAACGGGTGAAACACTCAATGCTGAGCACTTTAAACAGCATTTGATGAACCGTTATTTGAAAGGTTAA
- a CDS encoding HD domain-containing phosphohydrolase — translation MFVFCTLVTASVAILLQYHFAKKTELQHTLTQYQTIATGVSSHLSSLQNLADNITRRGAQLVSLIGVDTPEESIIVPLSQLLVRESSIHSIFVAKENNDFFQLINLSSKEVRSRVKAKPGDKWLLIVHRGVNRERSKVSIYYDENFNSRHTSNESSNFIPTQRSWFENAEYDETYNTSPYLFNTLKVSGETFSIKVPGSKTVVGVDILLSSLEAQLTNRFVKNKKAPEAEAFIYQENGQLIATNKVVDLEGRLPSVSPVDLTDEQRMLVDQAPELTVSNQNNWGPVDFAVGGRPNGFAIDLFKMISEMTGLKFRFVNGRSWNELVKDFDSGNIDILHSVADQDDLSSIGVVGKPLYHAKFAFLTKKENQHINTLEQVKQTRIGLLKGWSIQDDLEEAYPQMTIISYASLHDAIDGVLNGDIVAVLDIQKILTNKIRETFRQNLVINLLKGPNIPNAFYYLINEDQRALVEIINLAVSAITPEQRTELREKWFKGSTAQSTYTFVPYEELLEFAKDPTFVNSVRLVSVHGVEKYVYVAKLTHKEGRYFAVVIPKAHLMAGVNETVVYAVGASFLVLTLLIPIAWAMAKPISEPINALRKQVRFVKDREYEKVQRVHSRIEEIHQLGLSLMRGSHSLQQFEQRQNEFFESVIQLIARAIDEKSHYTAGHCNRVPEIALMLSEAAEKSEQALFKGFAFENDEERREFRIAAWLHDCGKIATPEFVVDKGSKLETNYNRIHEVRMRFEVLWRDIQIQYLLKNLQELGVDGQPEQALQQEFAVLTEEFNFIANANVGAEFMSDQDIARLHELAEKEWVRYFDRGLGLSPLEEARYQFKATPAVEKLLTDRPEHVIEREQPFYIDPEFGINMKVPDILYNHGELYNLAVQRGTLSAEERFKINEHMRSGIKMLESIPFPPELERVPRYATTHHEAMEGFGYPRGLTGKELSIPERILAVADIFEALTAADRPYKKAKSLSEAIHIMSKMALGGHIDKDVFKLLLTSGTYLSYAKRYLPDGLIDDVDIEGYIDKLS, via the coding sequence ATGTTTGTCTTTTGCACTCTCGTGACGGCCAGTGTTGCTATTCTCTTGCAATACCATTTTGCGAAAAAAACAGAGCTGCAACACACCCTTACTCAATATCAAACCATTGCAACTGGTGTATCGAGCCATTTGTCTAGTCTTCAAAATTTAGCTGACAACATAACGCGGAGGGGCGCTCAACTGGTATCTCTGATCGGCGTGGATACACCGGAAGAGAGTATCATTGTCCCTTTGTCTCAATTGTTAGTGAGAGAGTCTAGTATCCATAGTATTTTTGTGGCTAAAGAAAATAACGATTTCTTCCAGCTGATTAATCTTTCTTCTAAGGAGGTTCGTTCGCGTGTGAAGGCGAAACCCGGTGATAAGTGGTTGCTTATAGTTCACCGCGGAGTGAATCGAGAACGTAGTAAGGTGAGTATCTATTACGATGAGAATTTTAATTCACGACATACCTCGAATGAGTCGAGTAATTTTATCCCCACTCAGCGTAGTTGGTTTGAAAATGCTGAATATGATGAAACTTATAACACATCGCCTTACTTGTTTAATACGCTAAAAGTCTCAGGTGAAACTTTTTCAATCAAAGTACCGGGTTCAAAAACTGTGGTGGGTGTAGATATCCTCCTTTCCTCTTTAGAAGCGCAATTGACTAATCGATTTGTTAAAAACAAGAAAGCCCCAGAGGCTGAAGCCTTTATCTATCAAGAAAATGGGCAGTTGATTGCAACGAATAAAGTGGTGGATCTTGAAGGGCGGTTACCATCAGTCTCTCCAGTGGATTTGACCGATGAGCAGCGAATGTTAGTCGATCAAGCTCCGGAACTAACAGTGTCAAACCAAAACAACTGGGGCCCGGTCGACTTTGCCGTGGGTGGGCGTCCGAATGGATTCGCAATAGACTTATTCAAAATGATATCGGAAATGACAGGCTTAAAATTTAGGTTTGTGAACGGCCGTAGCTGGAATGAGCTTGTGAAAGACTTTGATAGCGGAAATATTGACATTCTTCACTCTGTTGCCGATCAAGACGATCTTTCTAGTATTGGTGTGGTTGGTAAACCTTTATATCACGCTAAGTTTGCTTTTCTGACTAAGAAGGAAAACCAACACATCAATACCCTAGAGCAAGTAAAGCAAACTCGGATTGGTTTGCTGAAAGGGTGGAGCATTCAAGATGATTTGGAAGAAGCTTATCCCCAAATGACCATCATTAGTTACGCTTCATTGCACGACGCGATTGATGGTGTATTGAATGGCGATATTGTTGCTGTGCTTGATATTCAAAAAATTTTGACAAACAAGATACGCGAAACGTTCCGCCAAAATTTGGTAATTAATTTGCTTAAAGGGCCCAATATTCCGAACGCCTTTTATTACTTAATAAATGAAGATCAAAGAGCTTTAGTTGAGATAATTAATCTTGCGGTCAGCGCTATTACGCCAGAGCAGAGAACTGAGCTGCGTGAAAAATGGTTTAAGGGTAGTACAGCCCAGTCAACTTATACTTTTGTGCCATACGAGGAACTTCTTGAATTCGCAAAAGATCCAACATTTGTTAATTCAGTGCGCTTGGTATCAGTCCATGGTGTCGAGAAATATGTCTATGTTGCTAAGTTGACACATAAAGAGGGGCGTTATTTTGCTGTTGTGATTCCTAAAGCCCACTTAATGGCAGGCGTAAATGAAACGGTAGTTTACGCAGTTGGTGCGTCATTCCTTGTGCTTACTCTCTTAATCCCAATTGCGTGGGCAATGGCAAAACCTATTTCGGAGCCAATTAATGCATTAAGAAAACAGGTCAGGTTCGTTAAAGATCGTGAGTACGAAAAAGTGCAGCGTGTTCATTCCCGTATTGAAGAAATTCATCAGCTTGGTTTATCTCTGATGAGAGGTAGTCATTCGCTACAGCAATTTGAGCAGCGTCAAAATGAGTTTTTTGAGTCTGTGATTCAACTTATCGCGCGCGCGATCGATGAAAAATCTCACTATACAGCGGGCCATTGTAACCGTGTACCAGAGATTGCTCTGATGTTGTCTGAAGCCGCCGAGAAATCCGAGCAAGCTTTGTTTAAAGGGTTTGCTTTTGAAAATGATGAAGAACGACGTGAGTTTCGTATCGCCGCTTGGCTACATGATTGTGGCAAAATTGCGACGCCAGAGTTTGTGGTCGATAAAGGCAGTAAATTAGAAACCAACTATAACCGAATCCACGAAGTTCGTATGCGCTTTGAGGTGCTGTGGCGAGATATACAAATCCAATACTTACTCAAAAACTTGCAAGAACTGGGCGTTGATGGGCAGCCAGAACAAGCATTACAACAAGAATTTGCAGTACTTACCGAAGAGTTTAATTTTATTGCCAACGCTAACGTAGGGGCAGAATTCATGTCTGATCAAGATATTGCACGTCTGCATGAACTGGCTGAAAAAGAGTGGGTGCGATACTTCGATCGTGGATTGGGTTTATCTCCATTAGAGGAAGCGCGTTATCAGTTTAAAGCGACACCAGCAGTAGAGAAATTACTGACCGATCGCCCTGAACATGTGATTGAACGTGAACAGCCGTTTTATATCGACCCTGAGTTTGGTATCAATATGAAGGTGCCCGATATTCTCTATAACCATGGTGAGTTATATAACTTAGCTGTACAGCGTGGCACATTATCGGCAGAAGAGCGCTTTAAGATTAATGAACACATGAGAAGTGGAATCAAAATGTTGGAGAGCATCCCATTCCCGCCCGAGCTTGAGCGCGTTCCTCGCTATGCGACGACTCACCATGAGGCGATGGAAGGCTTTGGTTATCCGAGAGGCTTGACTGGGAAAGAGTTGTCGATTCCTGAGCGTATTCTTGCAGTAGCCGATATTTTTGAGGCGCTAACCGCTGCCGACCGACCTTATAAGAAAGCCAAATCGCTAAGTGAGGCTATCCACATCATGTCTAAAATGGCATTAGGCGGGCACATTGATAAAGACGTGTTTAAATTATTGCTCACTAGCGGAACTTACCTAAGTTATGCTAAGCGCTACTTACCAGACGGGCTAATTGATGATGTTGATATCGAGGGATATATAGACAAGCTTTCATAA
- a CDS encoding metal-dependent hydrolase, whose amino-acid sequence MDPLTQGVLGASLSQSASKKQHLVVAGVLGLLSGMAPDLDAFIRSESDPLLALEFHRQFTHSLLFIPIGSLICALVLYPLIAKRRGLSFKQSWLYCALGYGTHALLDSCTTYGTQLFWPLTNERYAWNTISIIDPVYTIPILILLVLATWKRTPWLARAAFAWALIYPTLGMIQRDRAEAVGWQLAQERQHTPIRLEAKPSFANILVWKVVYETEAHYHVDAVRVGTSVSTYPGESIVKLNVGRDLPWLDPDSQQAKDIERFRWFSNGYITQDPTDDLRIIDVRYSIVPNQMKALWSIKLSKAVDANTHVRYETHRDNTPESRQIFLDMLTGDK is encoded by the coding sequence ATGGATCCGTTAACGCAGGGCGTGCTAGGCGCTTCTTTGTCACAATCGGCGAGTAAAAAACAACATTTGGTGGTCGCTGGGGTTCTAGGTTTGCTATCTGGAATGGCGCCAGATTTAGATGCATTTATTCGATCGGAGAGCGATCCTTTACTTGCATTGGAGTTCCATCGACAGTTTACCCATTCACTTCTATTTATTCCTATTGGCAGCTTGATTTGCGCTCTGGTTTTGTACCCTTTGATTGCAAAAAGGCGTGGTCTCTCGTTTAAACAGAGTTGGCTGTATTGCGCGTTAGGTTATGGCACACATGCTTTACTCGATTCTTGTACTACGTATGGCACTCAACTGTTCTGGCCGCTCACCAATGAACGTTATGCTTGGAATACCATTTCGATTATCGACCCTGTCTATACCATTCCTATCTTAATATTGTTGGTGTTGGCGACATGGAAGCGAACTCCATGGCTAGCACGCGCTGCATTTGCTTGGGCACTGATTTATCCAACATTGGGGATGATACAAAGGGATAGAGCAGAAGCGGTAGGATGGCAATTAGCACAAGAACGCCAACATACGCCTATTCGCTTAGAGGCTAAGCCGAGCTTTGCGAATATCTTGGTTTGGAAAGTAGTGTACGAAACAGAGGCTCATTATCATGTAGACGCAGTGCGGGTTGGTACATCGGTAAGCACGTATCCCGGAGAGTCGATCGTTAAGCTGAACGTTGGCAGGGATTTGCCTTGGCTTGACCCTGACTCTCAACAAGCCAAAGACATTGAACGTTTCCGCTGGTTCTCGAATGGTTATATTACTCAGGATCCAACAGACGATCTACGTATTATCGATGTCCGATATTCAATTGTACCTAACCAAATGAAAGCGCTTTGGAGCATCAAACTATCAAAAGCAGTTGATGCAAACACGCATGTAAGATACGAAACTCATAGAGACAACACACCTGAGTCGAGACAGATCTTCTTAGATATGCTTACTGGCGATAAATGA
- a CDS encoding sulfite exporter TauE/SafE family protein — MSELLLLIFYCALLGSGVGFLAGLLGIGGGLIIVPVLSSILLYLDVLPSDQVVVAAIATSLASILFTSTSSALAHHKNGNVPWDLAPWIMLGVALGALISGFMAALLPEKVVRIVFAVSVVLIAIKMFLSSKNDAPKERKLPNKGVLTVLTTITGGLSAMIGIGGGALLVPLLTFFSVDMKKAIGCASACGIVIALFGSIGYITSGSSHFALTDGFAGFVYLPALLGIVCTSWFTAPLGAKATNHLPVPTIKKIFSVLLVVIAASMVAR, encoded by the coding sequence ATGAGTGAATTGCTGTTGTTGATTTTCTACTGTGCTTTACTAGGCAGTGGTGTTGGGTTTCTCGCCGGTTTGTTAGGTATTGGCGGAGGGCTGATCATTGTTCCCGTCCTAAGCAGCATTTTACTTTATTTAGACGTTCTACCGTCTGATCAAGTGGTTGTCGCTGCGATCGCGACCTCACTGGCTTCGATTCTATTTACTTCAACGTCTTCTGCACTTGCTCACCATAAGAATGGAAACGTGCCTTGGGATCTGGCGCCTTGGATCATGTTGGGTGTTGCTCTGGGTGCACTGATTAGCGGCTTTATGGCGGCTCTGTTGCCAGAAAAAGTCGTTCGTATTGTGTTTGCTGTGAGTGTGGTTCTCATTGCAATCAAGATGTTCTTAAGCAGCAAAAATGATGCACCTAAAGAACGAAAACTGCCAAACAAAGGTGTGCTAACTGTTCTGACAACCATTACGGGTGGTTTGTCTGCCATGATAGGGATTGGTGGCGGTGCATTGCTCGTTCCATTGCTCACGTTCTTTTCTGTCGATATGAAAAAGGCGATTGGCTGTGCGTCGGCTTGTGGCATTGTCATCGCGTTATTTGGCTCTATCGGTTACATCACCTCGGGCAGCAGCCACTTTGCTCTAACTGATGGCTTTGCGGGTTTTGTTTATTTACCAGCACTTCTGGGTATCGTGTGCACGTCTTGGTTTACGGCCCCGTTAGGCGCAAAAGCGACAAACCATTTACCCGTTCCAACCATCAAGAAGATATTCTCAGTGCTGTTGGTTGTTATCGCGGCAAGCATGGTGGCTCGTTAA
- a CDS encoding DUF1852 domain-containing protein — protein sequence MNNEFNFTIKSISLDENYQPADSTRITTNFANLARGDSRQANLRNALQMIDNSFNALAHWDNPKGDRYSVELEIISVDMDIESNGEAFPSIEVLKTNILDHKTNERIEGIIGNNFSSYVRDYDFSVRLLDHNKGQDKFSIPVDFGDLHGKLFKYFVNSDAYKKNFNKPPVICLSVSDNKTYYRTENQHPVLGFEYQPNESSLTEQYFKKMGLQVRYFMPPNNVAPLAFYFFGDLLNDYSNLELISTISTMGTFQKIYRPEIYNANAVAGNCYQPNLKNLDHSLTQIVYDREERSKLAVEQGKFAEENFIKPYQSVLENWSANYAL from the coding sequence ATGAATAATGAATTTAACTTTACGATTAAGAGCATTAGCCTCGACGAAAACTACCAGCCTGCAGACAGCACGCGTATCACAACTAACTTTGCTAACTTGGCTCGCGGCGACAGTCGTCAAGCGAATTTACGTAATGCACTACAGATGATAGACAACAGTTTCAATGCCTTAGCACATTGGGACAACCCAAAGGGCGACCGCTACTCTGTAGAGCTTGAAATCATTTCTGTTGATATGGACATTGAAAGCAACGGCGAAGCATTCCCTTCAATTGAAGTGCTGAAAACCAATATCCTGGACCACAAAACGAACGAGCGCATTGAAGGTATTATCGGTAATAACTTCTCTTCTTATGTTCGTGATTATGACTTCAGCGTACGTCTATTGGATCATAATAAAGGCCAAGATAAATTCAGCATTCCAGTCGATTTTGGTGATTTACACGGCAAGCTATTTAAGTATTTCGTTAACTCTGACGCTTACAAAAAGAACTTTAATAAGCCACCTGTTATTTGCTTAAGCGTGTCAGATAATAAAACCTATTACCGCACTGAAAACCAACACCCAGTATTAGGTTTTGAATACCAACCGAATGAGTCTTCTTTAACTGAGCAATATTTTAAGAAGATGGGCTTACAGGTTCGTTATTTCATGCCGCCAAACAATGTTGCACCTTTGGCCTTTTATTTCTTTGGTGATCTGCTGAACGATTACTCTAACCTAGAGCTTATCAGCACCATCAGCACCATGGGTACGTTCCAGAAGATCTACCGCCCTGAAATCTACAACGCGAATGCTGTTGCAGGTAACTGCTACCAACCAAACTTGAAAAACTTGGATCACTCACTGACTCAAATCGTTTATGACCGAGAAGAGCGAAGCAAACTAGCTGTTGAACAAGGTAAGTTCGCAGAAGAAAACTTCATTAAGCCATACCAGTCGGTACTAGAAAACTGGTCTGCCAACTACGCGCTGTAA